The Intrasporangium calvum DSM 43043 sequence GGGCGAGGTCCACCACCTAGGGCCTGTTCTTCCGTTGTGTCGCAACGAGTTTGGATGCCTTCCGCAGCGACACCGCGGTCCGCAGGGCCACTGGAGGTCGGAGCAGCTCGACCTGAACCTGCTTGGCGCGCAGGGCGATCCGGCTCAGGCGAGGGTGCGAACAGCCGCCGGTTCCGGGGTCAGGAAGCTGGCTGCAGCGGGGTCGTCACCGGCTTGTGCGAGGGGCGGGACTCCTCGTAGCGGGTGACCGCGTCCTCGTGGCGCAAGGTGAGACCGATGTCGTCGAGCCCCTCGAGCAGGCGCCACCTCGTGTAGTCGTCGATGTCGAACGGGGCCACGATCTCGCCCGCCGTCACCGTCCTCGACACCAGGTCCACGGTGATCTCCGCGCCCGGGTTGTTGTCCAGGTACTTCCAGATCAGCTCGACATCGTCCTGAGCCACCATGGCTGTGAGGAGACCCTGCTTGCCGCTGTTGCCACGGAAGATGTCGGCGAACCGGGAGCTGATGACCGTGCGGAACCCGTAGTTCATCAGCGCCCACACCGCATGCTCCCGGCTCGAGCCGGTGCCGAAGTCGGGTCCGGCCACCAGCACGGACCCGTGCTCGTACACAGGGTTGTTGAGGACGAAGGAGGGGTCCTTGCGCCATGCCGCGAAGAGCCCGTCCTCGAAACCGGTCCTGGACACGCGCTTGAGGTACTCGGCGGGGATGATCTGGTCCGTGTCGACGTTGCTCCGGCGCAGCGGCACACCGATGCCCGTGTGCGTCTCGAACTTCTCCATGACTCAGGCCTCCTGGGTGACGCGCGGCTCGACCGAGAGGTCGGAGGGGCTGGACAGGGTGCCCCGGATCGCGGTCGCTGCCGCGACGAGGGGGCTGACGAGGTGGGTGCGACCGCCCTTGCCCTGGCGGCCCTCGAAGTTGCGGTTGGAGGTCGACGCGCTGCGCTCCCCCGGCGCGAGGGTGTCGGGGTTCATGCCGAGACACATCGAGCAGCCGGGCAGCCGCCACTCGGCTCCGGCCTCGGTGAACACCGTGTCGAGCCCCTCGGCCTCCGCCTGGAGGCGAACCCGGGCGGACCCGGGGACCACGAGCATCCGGACACCGTCGGCCACCTGGTGGCCCTTGACGACGGCCGCGGCGGCCCTCAGGTCCTCGATCCGGCCGTTCGTGCAGGAACCGACGAAGACCGTGTCGACCCGGATGTCACGCAGGGGGGTCCCCGGCTCGAGGCCCATGTAGGCGAGGGCGTTCTCAGCCGCGACCCGGTCCGACTCGTCGGCAAAGGACTCGGGGTCGGGCACCGACGCCCCGAGGGGCAGACCCTGGCCGGGGTTGGTGCCCCAGGTGACGAAGGGGGTCAGCTCGGAGGCGTCGAGGTCGACCTCGGCATCGAAGACCGCATCGGCGTCGGTGCGCAGCGCGGACCAATCGGCGACCGCGGCGTCCCAGTCGGCGCCGGTCGGGGCATGCGGGCGACCCTTGAGGTAGGCGAACGTCGTCTCGTCGGGGGCGATCATGCCGGCGCGTGCCCCGGCCTCGATCGACATGTTGCAGACCGTCATCCTGGCTTCCATCGACAGGGCGCGAATGGCCTCGCCGCGATACTCGATGACGTAGCCCTGCCCTCCACCCGTCCCGATCTTGGCGATGACGGCCAGGACGATGTCCTTCGCCGTCACCCCGTCGGCCAGGTGCCCGTTGACGTTGACGGCCAGGGTCCGGAAGGGCTTGAGAGGCAGCGTCTGAGTGGCGAGCACGTGCTCGACCTCGGACGTCCCGATGCCGAACGCCAGTGCCCCGAAGGCGCCATGGGTCGAGGTGTGGCTGTCCCCGCAGACCACGGTCATGCCGGGCTGGGTCAGTCCGAGCTGTGGCCCGACGACGTGGACGATGCCCTGCTCCAGGTCCCCCATGGGGTAGAGCCGGACGCCGAACTCCTCGCAGTTGCGCCGAAGCGTGTCGACCTGGATCTTCGAGACCGGGTCGGTGATGGGCCCCGGAGTGGTCGGGACGTTGTGGTCCTCCGTGGCCAGGGTGAGGTCGGGCCGTCGGACGGGGCGCCCGGCCAGCCGCAGGCCGTCGAACGCCTGAGGGCTGGTCACCTCGTGCAGCAGGTGCAGATCGATGTAGAGCAGGTCAGGCTCGCCCTCCGCGCGGCGCACGACGTGCGCCTCCCAGACCTTCTCCGCCAACGTCCCGGACATTGCTCTCCTTCACGCACGATTCGGACAGGAGCGCGCGGTCAGCCGTCCACCGCGACGTCCATCTGCGGACCAGCCTGACCCCAAATTCGCGGCAATGGATTGACGTCTCAGTGCCTGAGACGTCAATATCAGTGCATGGACAACTCTAGTGGAGTCGGCGTACTCGACAAGGCTGCCACGGTGCTCGGCGCCCTCGAGGCCGGTCCGGCCACGCTCGCCCAGCTCGTCGGCGCGACCGGCCTCGCTCGCCCGACGGCGCATCGACTGGCGGTCGCCCTCGAGCACCACCGTCTCGTGTCCCGCGACATGCAGGGCCGTTTCGTCCTCGGTCCGCGACTCGGCGAGCTCGCCTCGGCTGCCGGCGAGGACCGTCTCCTCGCGGCCGCAGGACCAGTGCTCGGGGCGCTGCGCGACCACACCAACGAGAGCGCTCAGCTGTTCCGGCGCCAGGGCGACATGCGCATCTGCGTCGCTGCGGCGGAGCGGCCCGTGGGACTCCGAGACTCGATCCCCGTGGGCGCGACGTTGTCCATGCTGGCCGGCTCAGCGGCACAGGTGCTGCTCGCGTGGGAGGAGCCGGACCGTCTGCACCGAGGACTGCAGGGTGCGGCGTTCACCGCGACGGCACTGTCCGGCGTGCGACGTCGCGGCTGGGCGCAGAGCGTTGCCGAGCGTGAGCCCGGCGTCGCCTCGGTGTCGGCCCCGGTACGCGGCCCGTCGGGGCGCGTCGTCGCGGCCGTCTCGATCTCCGGACCGATCGAACGGCTCTCCCGCCAGCCCGGTCGCCTGCACGCCGCCACCGTGGTGGCCGGCGCCAACAAGCTGACCGAGGTCCTCCGACGCCACCACGCGATGCAGCAGCAGCAACAGCAGCAGCAGAACGTCTGAGCCGGGCGCCGGTCAGGCGTCATCCGCGTCTCCTCCCCCACAGTGACCCGCCGTGGACCCGCCGTGGACCCGCCCACCTGTCACAGTGGAGGAGTGTTCCGGCAACGGAACGGTCACGATGGCTGCCGTGTCCTTCACTGAGGACAACCTTTGTCGAAGTCATGGCGTCAGGCTGTGTGACAACTCGTTGCACGGATTGGGGAGACCATGCAGTACGCACCACCCAGGGGGACCGCCCGCCACACCCTCACCGTCATCGCGCTCGCCGCGCTGACCATGACTGCCAGCGCCTGCGGGCCGGTGACCCCGGCCGCACCGACGGCGGGCACCAGCTCCACCACGACCCCCAGCCCCTCGAGCACCACGACCTCGACGCCGACCGCGCCCTCCACGCCCACCACGCCCACCACGCCCACCACGCCCACCACCAGGCCGACGTCCACGCCCGCCACCAGGCCAACCTCCAAGCCATCGACCAAGCCCACCACCGCGCCAACGAGCAGGCCGTCGGCCGAACCGGTGGTCGTCGTCCTCCGTCCCGGCGACTCCGGGCCCAGGGTGCGGGCGATGCAGGCGCGCCTCAAGCAGATCGGCTGGTTCTCCGGTGAGGTCACCAGCTTCTACGGCACTCGGACCACCACGGCCATCAGCGGGTTCCAGCGCAAGCGCGGTTTCCCGGTGACGGGGGTCGCCGACCAGCGCACCTACGACCGACTGCTCTCCATGACCAGGCCGCCGACCCAGGACGAGCTGAACAACGTCACGCCTCAGCCACCGGCCACGAGCCCGGGCACCGCCAAGTGGGACGCTGACCCGCGCTGCCTCACCGGTCGCGTCATCTGCATCAGCAAGACGACCCGTTCGCTCACGTGGGTCATCGACGGCACGGCGCAG is a genomic window containing:
- the leuC gene encoding 3-isopropylmalate dehydratase large subunit, with translation MSGTLAEKVWEAHVVRRAEGEPDLLYIDLHLLHEVTSPQAFDGLRLAGRPVRRPDLTLATEDHNVPTTPGPITDPVSKIQVDTLRRNCEEFGVRLYPMGDLEQGIVHVVGPQLGLTQPGMTVVCGDSHTSTHGAFGALAFGIGTSEVEHVLATQTLPLKPFRTLAVNVNGHLADGVTAKDIVLAVIAKIGTGGGQGYVIEYRGEAIRALSMEARMTVCNMSIEAGARAGMIAPDETTFAYLKGRPHAPTGADWDAAVADWSALRTDADAVFDAEVDLDASELTPFVTWGTNPGQGLPLGASVPDPESFADESDRVAAENALAYMGLEPGTPLRDIRVDTVFVGSCTNGRIEDLRAAAAVVKGHQVADGVRMLVVPGSARVRLQAEAEGLDTVFTEAGAEWRLPGCSMCLGMNPDTLAPGERSASTSNRNFEGRQGKGGRTHLVSPLVAAATAIRGTLSSPSDLSVEPRVTQEA
- a CDS encoding L,D-transpeptidase family protein, which encodes MRAMQARLKQIGWFSGEVTSFYGTRTTTAISGFQRKRGFPVTGVADQRTYDRLLSMTRPPTQDELNNVTPQPPATSPGTAKWDADPRCLTGRVICISKTTRSLTWVIDGTAQYSMDVRFGSEAEPTREGVFSITWKKVDVISNLYGSAMPYSMFFSGGQAIHYSADFAANGYNGSSHGCVNVRNMTLLKQLYNTAPVGTKVVVHW
- a CDS encoding IclR family transcriptional regulator — its product is MDNSSGVGVLDKAATVLGALEAGPATLAQLVGATGLARPTAHRLAVALEHHRLVSRDMQGRFVLGPRLGELASAAGEDRLLAAAGPVLGALRDHTNESAQLFRRQGDMRICVAAAERPVGLRDSIPVGATLSMLAGSAAQVLLAWEEPDRLHRGLQGAAFTATALSGVRRRGWAQSVAEREPGVASVSAPVRGPSGRVVAAVSISGPIERLSRQPGRLHAATVVAGANKLTEVLRRHHAMQQQQQQQQNV
- the leuD gene encoding 3-isopropylmalate dehydratase small subunit, which translates into the protein MEKFETHTGIGVPLRRSNVDTDQIIPAEYLKRVSRTGFEDGLFAAWRKDPSFVLNNPVYEHGSVLVAGPDFGTGSSREHAVWALMNYGFRTVISSRFADIFRGNSGKQGLLTAMVAQDDVELIWKYLDNNPGAEITVDLVSRTVTAGEIVAPFDIDDYTRWRLLEGLDDIGLTLRHEDAVTRYEESRPSHKPVTTPLQPAS